The following proteins come from a genomic window of Corynebacterium hansenii:
- the purT gene encoding formate-dependent phosphoribosylglycinamide formyltransferase, which produces MFTPTSTGTPYTGGATRVLLLGSGELGKEVAIAFQRLGVEVHAADRYAHAPAHQVAHFWHELDMTDGQAVKDLVAEVRPHFIVPEIEALATDALVELEDAGDVTVIPTARAAQLTMNREGIRRLAAEEIGLPTSRYRFASTREEFLDAVDEVGLPCVVKPVMSSSGKGQSTVRAAADVPAAWEHAMSGGRVSSGRVIVEGFVDFDYEITLLTVRSIDPATGEPATWFCEPIGHRQVDGDYVESWQPMPMSQVALDNARSVAARITGALGGRGIFGVELFVRGDDVWFSEVSPRPHDTGLVTMGTQRFSEFELHARAILGLPIDVTLTTPGASAVVYGKCDGPAPKYSGLAEAMAVPETDVRIFGKPEAHDRRRMGVAVSTAEDVDAARENAFKAASALSVSVD; this is translated from the coding sequence ATGTTCACCCCCACTTCCACCGGCACCCCGTACACGGGTGGCGCAACGCGAGTGCTGCTGCTCGGTTCCGGAGAGCTGGGCAAGGAGGTGGCCATCGCGTTCCAGCGCCTCGGCGTCGAAGTGCACGCCGCCGACCGGTACGCCCACGCCCCGGCGCACCAGGTGGCGCATTTCTGGCATGAGCTGGACATGACCGACGGGCAGGCCGTCAAGGACCTGGTCGCGGAGGTTCGCCCGCACTTCATCGTCCCGGAGATCGAGGCGCTGGCCACCGACGCGCTGGTGGAGCTCGAGGACGCCGGCGACGTCACCGTCATCCCGACCGCCCGCGCCGCGCAGCTGACCATGAACCGCGAGGGCATCCGCCGCCTGGCGGCCGAGGAGATCGGCTTGCCGACATCGCGCTACCGCTTCGCGTCCACCCGCGAGGAATTCCTCGATGCGGTCGACGAAGTCGGGCTGCCGTGCGTCGTCAAGCCCGTGATGAGCTCGTCCGGCAAGGGCCAGTCCACCGTCCGCGCCGCCGCCGACGTCCCCGCCGCGTGGGAGCACGCGATGAGCGGCGGCCGGGTGTCGTCGGGCCGCGTCATCGTGGAGGGTTTCGTCGACTTCGACTACGAGATCACCCTGCTCACCGTCCGCTCCATCGATCCCGCGACGGGCGAGCCGGCGACGTGGTTCTGCGAACCCATCGGCCACCGCCAGGTCGACGGCGATTACGTCGAGTCCTGGCAGCCGATGCCGATGTCGCAGGTCGCGCTGGACAACGCCCGTTCCGTCGCCGCCCGCATCACGGGTGCGCTGGGCGGTCGCGGCATTTTCGGCGTGGAGTTGTTCGTCCGCGGCGACGACGTGTGGTTCTCCGAGGTCAGCCCCCGCCCGCATGACACGGGGCTGGTCACCATGGGCACGCAGCGGTTCTCGGAGTTCGAGCTCCACGCGCGGGCGATCCTGGGGCTGCCCATCGACGTCACGCTGACGACGCCGGGTGCGTCGGCCGTCGTGTACGGCAAGTGCGACGGCCCCGCCCCGAAGTATTCCGGGCTCGCCGAAGCCATGGCGGTGCCCGAGACGGACGTGCGCATCTTCGGCAAGCCGGAGGCTCATGACCGCCGCCGCATGGGCGTGGCCGTGTCCACCGCCGAGGACGTCGACGCCGCACGCGAAAACGCGTTCAAGGCCGCGTCGGCGCTGAGCGTCTCGGTGGATTAA
- a CDS encoding ornithine cyclodeaminase family protein encodes MRMIDSGAVRSAMTVGRAAYVLRAALLDGLDPSDDIPRGSADLPRGKQMLLMPSANRDHVGVKLLTVGGDPWIQGAYLLFDGPTLAPTALLDGPALTDLRTPAVSFAGVLEIVSARRRPGAPLRVAIIGSGPQAVHHALGAEELFGDVEVTFVVRTPREIDCDVPHEVATELPADADFIVCATSAAEPVLADADVADHAVVVAMGAHDPEKRELPGELMGRARVIVEDGHVAETECGDVMLAVEEGHLERGDWTEFRDVVVKRDLALELAHSGAPVVFKTAGMSWEDLAVAVEILSRV; translated from the coding sequence ATGCGAATGATCGATTCCGGCGCCGTGCGTTCGGCCATGACCGTCGGCCGCGCGGCGTACGTGCTGCGCGCCGCCCTGCTCGACGGGCTCGATCCCAGTGACGACATCCCCCGCGGCAGCGCCGACCTGCCCCGCGGCAAGCAGATGCTGCTGATGCCCTCGGCCAACCGCGACCACGTGGGCGTCAAGCTGCTCACCGTCGGCGGCGACCCGTGGATCCAGGGGGCCTACCTGCTTTTCGACGGCCCGACGCTCGCCCCGACGGCCCTCCTCGACGGACCGGCCCTGACGGATCTGCGCACTCCTGCGGTGTCCTTCGCGGGCGTCCTGGAGATCGTCTCCGCCCGCCGCCGCCCCGGCGCGCCGCTGCGCGTGGCCATCATCGGCTCCGGCCCGCAGGCCGTCCACCACGCTCTCGGCGCCGAGGAGCTGTTCGGCGACGTGGAGGTCACGTTCGTCGTGCGCACCCCGCGCGAGATCGACTGCGACGTGCCGCATGAGGTGGCCACGGAATTGCCGGCCGACGCCGACTTCATCGTCTGCGCCACCTCCGCCGCCGAGCCGGTTCTCGCCGACGCCGACGTCGCCGACCACGCCGTCGTCGTGGCCATGGGCGCCCACGACCCCGAGAAGCGCGAGCTGCCCGGCGAGCTGATGGGCCGCGCCCGCGTCATCGTCGAAGACGGCCACGTCGCCGAAACCGAATGCGGCGACGTCATGCTCGCCGTCGAGGAGGGGCATCTCGAACGCGGCGATTGGACGGAGTTCCGCGACGTCGTCGTCAAGCGGGACCTGGCCCTGGAACTGGCGCACTCCGGCGCGCCCGTGGTGTTCAAGACCGCCGGGATGAGCTGGGAGGACCTGGCCGTGGCGGTGGAGATTCTCTCCCGCGTTTGA
- a CDS encoding adenylosuccinate synthase, producing MAAIIVVGAQWGDEGKGKATDILGGRVDYVVKPNGGNNAGHTVVVGGEKYELKLLPAGVLSENATPMIGNGCVVNLEALFEEIDGLEARGADTSKLRISGNAHMVAPYHQTLDRVTERFLGKRAIGTTGRGIGPTYADKVSRVGLRVQDIFDESILRQKIEAALHQKNQILVKLYNRRAIEADRIFDYFMSYADRLKPMVVDSAYVLNEALDAGKHVLMEGGQATMLDVDHGTYPFVTSSNPTSGGACVGAGIGPTRITSTLGIIKAYTTRVGAGPFPTELFDKWGEFLQTTGGEVGVNTGRLRRCGWYDSVLARYASRVNGFTDLFVTKLDVLTGIGEIPICVAYDVDGVRHDEMPLTQSEFHHAVPIYETMPAWDEDITGCTTLEELPEKARDYLARLEELSGCRISYVGVGPGRDQTIVVNDLLAD from the coding sequence ATGGCCGCAATCATCGTGGTGGGCGCCCAGTGGGGCGACGAGGGCAAGGGCAAGGCGACCGACATCCTCGGCGGCCGCGTCGATTACGTGGTCAAGCCCAACGGCGGCAACAACGCGGGCCACACCGTCGTCGTCGGCGGCGAGAAATACGAGCTGAAGCTCCTGCCCGCCGGCGTGCTGTCGGAGAACGCCACGCCGATGATCGGCAACGGCTGCGTGGTCAACCTGGAGGCCCTGTTCGAGGAGATCGACGGCCTGGAGGCCCGCGGCGCGGACACCTCCAAGCTGCGCATTTCCGGCAACGCCCACATGGTCGCGCCGTACCACCAGACTCTGGACCGCGTCACCGAGCGCTTCCTGGGCAAGCGCGCCATCGGCACCACCGGCCGCGGCATCGGCCCGACGTACGCCGACAAGGTCAGCCGCGTGGGCCTGCGCGTGCAGGACATCTTCGACGAGTCGATCCTGCGCCAGAAGATCGAGGCCGCGCTGCACCAGAAGAACCAGATCCTGGTGAAGCTGTACAACCGCCGCGCCATCGAGGCCGACCGCATCTTCGACTACTTCATGTCCTACGCGGACCGCCTGAAGCCGATGGTCGTCGACTCCGCGTACGTGCTCAACGAGGCCCTCGACGCCGGCAAGCACGTCCTCATGGAGGGCGGCCAGGCGACGATGCTCGACGTCGACCACGGCACGTACCCCTTCGTGACCTCGTCGAACCCGACGTCGGGCGGCGCGTGCGTGGGCGCGGGCATCGGCCCGACGCGGATCACGTCGACGCTGGGCATCATCAAGGCGTACACCACCCGCGTCGGCGCCGGCCCGTTCCCGACGGAGCTGTTCGACAAGTGGGGCGAGTTCCTGCAGACCACCGGCGGCGAGGTGGGCGTCAACACCGGCCGCCTGCGCCGCTGCGGCTGGTACGACTCCGTGCTGGCCCGCTACGCGTCGCGCGTCAACGGTTTCACGGACCTGTTCGTGACCAAGCTGGACGTGCTCACCGGCATCGGCGAGATCCCGATCTGCGTGGCCTACGACGTCGACGGCGTCCGCCACGACGAGATGCCGCTGACGCAGTCCGAGTTCCACCACGCGGTGCCGATCTACGAGACCATGCCCGCCTGGGACGAGGACATCACCGGCTGCACCACCCTCGAGGAGCTGCCGGAGAAGGCCCGCGATTACCTGGCCCGCCTGGAGGAGCTGTCGGGCTGCCGCATCTCCTACGTCGGCGTCGGCCCGGGCCGCGACCAGACGATCGTGGTCAACGACCTGCTGGCGGACTGA
- a CDS encoding DUF3151 domain-containing protein, which yields MKLNDMMAPPPVHLPAFDDAEAARADGKPADQVIRICPRDSAAWADLAEAALDRGEDVTAYAFARTGYHRGLDLLRGNGWKGFGPVPWSHEPNRGVLRAISALAKAARAIGEDDEYDRCLALLQDCDQSAVAATNL from the coding sequence ATGAAGCTCAACGACATGATGGCACCGCCCCCGGTGCACCTGCCCGCGTTCGACGACGCCGAGGCCGCGCGCGCCGACGGCAAGCCCGCCGACCAGGTCATCCGCATCTGCCCGCGCGACTCCGCGGCATGGGCCGACCTCGCCGAGGCGGCGCTGGACCGCGGCGAGGACGTCACCGCCTACGCCTTCGCCCGCACCGGCTACCACCGCGGCCTGGACCTGCTGCGCGGCAACGGCTGGAAGGGCTTCGGCCCAGTGCCGTGGTCGCACGAACCCAACCGCGGCGTCCTGCGCGCCATTTCCGCGCTGGCGAAGGCCGCCCGCGCCATCGGCGAAGACGACGAATACGACCGCTGCCTCGCCCTGCTCCAGGATTGCGATCAGTCCGCGGTGGCCGCCACGAACCTGTGA
- a CDS encoding nucleoside hydrolase, giving the protein MRRLVADVDTGIDDMLALIYLAGLHRAGEIELAAVTATAGNTTVCQAARNSRWVLDLCGCPDVPVAAGFGAPLKVPLTTTPETHGEFGLGFARPPSVGACDASGAAPGLWKRVLDDGPADLLITGPLTTAARYPGLAAAFGRITVMGGAVDHPGNTTPTAEWNFWVDPDAVAAVFAEDSAPLVLCPLDVTETIIVRPEDVGRWAIPGELGDVVADALRFYFGFHRGQGIGYLAQVHDLFAAMVACGTVETVAKPMTLRAVAGDRGAVERGEGRAVDVVSHVEPSDVHAEFERVLALNPGYLRE; this is encoded by the coding sequence GTGCGCCGCCTCGTCGCCGACGTCGACACCGGCATCGACGACATGCTGGCGCTGATCTACCTGGCCGGTCTGCACCGGGCGGGGGAGATCGAGCTGGCGGCGGTCACCGCGACGGCCGGCAACACCACCGTCTGCCAGGCGGCGCGCAATTCCCGCTGGGTGCTGGACCTGTGCGGCTGCCCGGACGTGCCGGTCGCCGCGGGTTTCGGCGCGCCGCTGAAGGTCCCGCTGACCACCACGCCGGAGACCCACGGCGAGTTCGGCCTGGGTTTCGCCCGCCCGCCGTCGGTGGGCGCCTGCGACGCGTCCGGCGCCGCGCCGGGCCTGTGGAAGCGCGTGCTTGACGACGGTCCCGCCGACCTCCTGATCACCGGCCCCTTGACCACGGCCGCGCGGTACCCGGGGTTGGCGGCGGCGTTCGGGCGGATCACGGTCATGGGCGGCGCGGTCGATCATCCCGGCAACACCACGCCAACGGCCGAGTGGAATTTCTGGGTCGACCCGGATGCGGTGGCGGCGGTGTTCGCGGAGGATTCCGCGCCGCTGGTGCTCTGCCCCCTCGACGTCACCGAGACGATCATCGTCCGGCCGGAGGACGTCGGGCGGTGGGCGATCCCCGGCGAGTTGGGCGACGTGGTCGCCGACGCCCTGCGCTTCTATTTCGGGTTCCACCGCGGGCAGGGCATCGGGTACTTGGCGCAGGTCCACGACCTTTTCGCCGCAATGGTCGCGTGCGGGACGGTGGAGACCGTCGCAAAGCCCATGACCCTGCGTGCCGTCGCCGGCGACCGTGGTGCGGTGGAGCGCGGGGAGGGGCGTGCGGTGGACGTCGTCTCGCACGTGGAGCCGTCCGACGTGCATGCCGAGTTCGAGCGCGTCCTGGCGCTGAATCCCGGGTACTTGCGGGAATAG
- a CDS encoding TrmH family RNA methyltransferase has protein sequence MTDGTDQPGPTEWGAPRVGVGPWAEEHPGEAVPDDPRYDPELLREGDRRNVVDAYRYWTREAIVADIDARRHPLHVAIENFENDANIGTVVRTANAFAAAAVHIVGRRRWNRRGAMVTDRYQHLHHHDTVDEVVAWARERGLAVVAVDNVPGSVPLETAELPRECLLLFGQEGPGVTETARRAADMTVSIAQFGSTRSINAGVAAGIAMHAWVRAHADLDAAW, from the coding sequence GTGACCGACGGGACCGATCAGCCCGGCCCCACCGAGTGGGGGGCCCCGCGCGTCGGGGTCGGGCCGTGGGCGGAGGAGCACCCCGGCGAAGCCGTGCCGGATGACCCGCGGTACGACCCCGAACTCCTGCGCGAGGGCGACCGCCGCAACGTCGTGGACGCCTACCGCTACTGGACGCGCGAGGCCATCGTCGCCGACATCGACGCGCGGCGGCACCCGCTGCACGTGGCCATAGAGAACTTCGAGAACGACGCGAACATCGGCACCGTCGTGCGCACCGCCAACGCCTTCGCCGCCGCGGCGGTGCACATCGTGGGCCGGCGGCGCTGGAACCGGCGCGGCGCCATGGTCACCGACCGCTACCAGCACCTGCACCACCACGACACCGTCGACGAGGTCGTCGCCTGGGCCCGCGAGCGCGGCCTGGCCGTCGTCGCCGTGGACAACGTGCCCGGGTCGGTGCCGCTGGAGACGGCGGAGCTGCCGCGCGAATGCCTGCTGCTCTTCGGCCAGGAGGGCCCCGGCGTCACCGAGACGGCGCGGCGGGCGGCCGACATGACCGTCTCCATCGCCCAATTCGGGTCGACGCGGTCCATCAACGCCGGCGTCGCCGCCGGAATAGCCATGCACGCCTGGGTGCGCGCGCATGCCGATCTCGACGCCGCGTGGTGA
- a CDS encoding DUF4232 domain-containing protein: MDTMSDIKHGKGRYAVAVVPIAAALLLAGCGNGESAPVTETQTETKTETETGTATETDTVTESEGGATFTLPTDPPGDICPASDLIPSIERVEGAAGSQYIHIALNYRGDSQCFLRGFPGVSAVDGAGNQVGEAAGRNEEPAREAMVTPSRPARFTLRLSRVEAESGCKTADAQGLRIYPPGSREALETISHQMKICVDPPTVMLWAGSVMG; this comes from the coding sequence ATGGACACCATGAGCGACATCAAGCACGGAAAAGGCCGGTACGCGGTCGCGGTCGTCCCCATCGCCGCCGCATTGCTGCTGGCCGGCTGCGGAAACGGGGAATCGGCCCCCGTCACCGAAACGCAGACCGAAACCAAGACCGAGACCGAAACCGGCACGGCGACCGAGACCGACACCGTGACCGAAAGCGAAGGCGGCGCCACTTTCACCCTGCCGACCGACCCGCCCGGCGACATCTGCCCGGCCAGTGACCTCATCCCCTCGATCGAGCGCGTCGAAGGCGCGGCGGGTTCGCAGTACATCCACATCGCCCTGAATTACCGCGGGGACAGCCAGTGTTTCCTGCGCGGATTCCCCGGGGTCAGCGCCGTCGACGGCGCGGGCAACCAGGTCGGCGAAGCGGCCGGGCGGAATGAGGAGCCGGCTCGGGAGGCGATGGTGACGCCGTCGAGGCCCGCCAGGTTCACCCTCCGGCTGTCTCGCGTCGAGGCGGAATCCGGGTGCAAGACGGCCGATGCCCAGGGTCTGCGCATCTACCCGCCGGGCTCCCGCGAGGCGCTGGAGACGATCAGCCACCAGATGAAGATCTGCGTGGATCCGCCGACGGTGATGCTGTGGGCGGGGTCGGTGATGGGCTGA
- a CDS encoding FUSC family protein: MTPRQPRDPRDVGLDATEYLEALRHPASRAAMALRRRMRPRTRFLHGVERLRTRWLLVIQAALAAGLAYWVASDVLGHPTPFFAPMAAFIGLNVMVEGPRLKFSLELVLGAALGVGVGDVIFSVLGPGVWQLTVGVLAAMIIGVFVGRGPLVVNQAASSAVLIATIMPPGSTLSYERMVDALVGGLIGVMVMALIPRNPVSEARRTVATVLDLGADVLYDVARGLEDHDPDRIRAGLQVARASQADVTLMDRTIADGVEQVQLSPLLWNRRRQFRSLARVVYPVDNALRNIRVLARRAMTSAEDSVDVSAELVELVMGVSRSATTVRRLLDGTPSLADIPEWGELPHDDSKTGAFAAVTGDDDTAPVTPESAIRELRILAAKMRPAVVEGATLSEIVIFAQCRSLTVDLLQVCGLSRLSAVAALPPTTERPAMPPEVWDLDDGD, from the coding sequence GTGACGCCCCGCCAGCCGCGCGACCCCCGCGACGTGGGGCTCGACGCCACCGAATACCTGGAGGCCCTGCGCCATCCCGCGTCCCGCGCGGCCATGGCGCTGCGCCGCCGGATGCGCCCGCGCACGCGGTTCCTCCACGGGGTGGAGCGGCTGCGCACGCGGTGGCTGCTGGTCATCCAGGCGGCGCTGGCCGCGGGCCTGGCGTACTGGGTCGCGTCGGACGTCCTGGGCCACCCGACCCCGTTCTTCGCCCCGATGGCGGCGTTCATCGGCCTGAACGTCATGGTCGAGGGCCCGCGCCTGAAGTTCTCGCTCGAGCTGGTGCTCGGCGCGGCGCTGGGCGTCGGCGTCGGCGACGTCATCTTCTCGGTGCTCGGGCCGGGCGTGTGGCAGCTGACCGTCGGCGTGCTGGCGGCGATGATCATCGGCGTCTTCGTCGGTCGCGGCCCGTTGGTGGTCAACCAGGCGGCGTCGTCGGCGGTGCTCATCGCCACGATCATGCCGCCGGGGTCGACGCTGTCCTACGAGCGCATGGTCGACGCCCTGGTCGGCGGCCTGATCGGCGTGATGGTCATGGCGCTGATCCCGCGCAACCCCGTGTCGGAGGCCCGCCGCACCGTGGCGACGGTGCTCGACCTGGGCGCCGACGTCCTCTACGACGTCGCCCGCGGCCTGGAGGACCACGACCCCGACCGCATCCGCGCCGGCCTGCAGGTGGCGCGGGCGTCGCAGGCCGACGTGACGCTGATGGACCGCACCATCGCCGACGGCGTGGAGCAGGTGCAGCTGTCGCCGCTGCTGTGGAATCGCCGCCGCCAGTTCCGCTCGCTCGCCCGGGTGGTCTATCCGGTGGACAACGCGCTGCGCAACATCCGCGTGCTGGCGCGCCGGGCCATGACCTCCGCCGAGGACAGCGTGGACGTCTCCGCCGAGCTCGTCGAGCTGGTCATGGGGGTCAGCCGCTCCGCGACCACGGTCCGCAGGCTTCTCGACGGCACCCCGTCGCTCGCCGACATCCCCGAGTGGGGCGAGCTGCCCCACGACGACTCCAAGACCGGCGCTTTCGCGGCGGTGACCGGCGACGACGACACCGCGCCCGTGACCCCCGAGTCCGCGATCCGCGAGCTGCGCATCCTCGCCGCGAAGATGCGCCCGGCCGTGGTGGAGGGCGCGACGCTGTCGGAGATCGTCATCTTCGCCCAGTGCCGCTCGCTGACCGTCGACCTGCTGCAGGTCTGCGGCCTGTCCCGGCTGTCCGCCGTCGCCGCCCTGCCGCCCACCACCGAGCGCCCGGCGATGCCGCCGGAGGTGTGGGACCTCGACGACGGGGACTGA
- a CDS encoding DMT family transporter yields MAWFILIASGAFEAVWAIALGKSDGFTRLWPSVIFFSALAVSMGGLAWAMRELPLGTAYAVWVGVGATLTVVWGMVFDGDPVTLPRMLFLAMIVGGIVGLKALA; encoded by the coding sequence ATGGCCTGGTTCATTCTCATCGCGTCCGGGGCCTTCGAGGCCGTGTGGGCGATCGCCCTGGGCAAATCCGACGGGTTCACGCGCCTGTGGCCGTCGGTGATCTTCTTCTCCGCCCTGGCGGTGTCCATGGGCGGCCTGGCGTGGGCGATGCGCGAACTGCCGTTGGGGACGGCGTACGCGGTGTGGGTCGGCGTCGGCGCGACGCTGACCGTCGTCTGGGGGATGGTGTTCGACGGCGACCCCGTGACGCTGCCGAGGATGCTGTTCCTGGCGATGATCGTCGGCGGCATCGTCGGCTTGAAAGCACTGGCATGA
- a CDS encoding HNH endonuclease signature motif containing protein has protein sequence MRDHASDPRPSQSRPTHQAQTNHRPNAYDAACSTDAARWAHEFATALSIVGIRRNRDDLRIAEACAPPDGTGDVADHLAHVALQLGMTPGVAESYVDVGVMLRRFPRLARVLRSRGHLPFSHLRVLAGCTLTAPDEILAELEDRLLPLVLPKRDGQALKGWRALHNRVQEVIGRIEPLARPRDIDADHTDAPDPDADPDAPPEEFITVEEGGRTDLLMAQMDKARAFEVMAVLDAICAKEGCSRVEALTHLVRGTCEVTVTLNVYKSWETGDTWVPGAGGWVDGAFAEDWVAMADGARLCGDSATGGYAPSDAQKAFIIGRDGTCRFPGCDRPAHHTEADHVENFDHENPEAGGATDTENLHCLCKKHHDLKTRKMWDVLRKPDGTEYWTSRSTGLVAVSVPSGPLAGAHRTNFTARQMRRRRTLAEHNEKRLRILENERRIAAEAREARRRADEERKKLDDALWAA, from the coding sequence ATGCGGGATCACGCATCCGATCCGAGACCAAGTCAATCGAGACCAACCCACCAAGCCCAAACCAACCACCGTCCCAACGCCTACGACGCCGCTTGCTCGACCGACGCGGCCCGGTGGGCGCACGAGTTCGCGACGGCGCTGTCCATCGTCGGCATCCGGCGCAACCGTGACGATCTGCGCATCGCGGAAGCCTGCGCGCCGCCCGACGGGACCGGCGACGTCGCCGATCACCTCGCCCACGTGGCGCTGCAGTTGGGCATGACGCCGGGCGTGGCGGAATCGTACGTCGACGTCGGCGTGATGCTGCGGAGGTTCCCGCGGCTGGCGCGGGTGCTCCGGAGCCGCGGCCACCTGCCGTTTTCCCATCTGCGGGTGCTCGCCGGCTGCACGCTGACCGCACCCGACGAGATCCTTGCCGAGCTCGAGGACCGCCTGCTTCCGCTGGTCCTGCCCAAGCGCGACGGGCAGGCGTTGAAGGGGTGGCGGGCGCTGCACAATCGGGTCCAGGAGGTCATCGGGCGGATCGAGCCCCTGGCCCGGCCCCGCGACATCGACGCGGATCACACGGATGCGCCCGATCCGGATGCGGACCCGGACGCGCCGCCCGAAGAGTTCATCACCGTCGAGGAAGGCGGGCGAACGGACCTGCTGATGGCCCAGATGGACAAGGCGAGGGCGTTCGAGGTGATGGCCGTCCTCGACGCGATCTGCGCGAAGGAAGGCTGCTCGCGGGTGGAGGCGCTGACCCACTTGGTGAGGGGCACGTGCGAGGTGACGGTGACGTTGAACGTCTACAAGAGCTGGGAAACCGGCGACACCTGGGTGCCGGGCGCCGGCGGGTGGGTCGACGGGGCCTTCGCCGAGGACTGGGTGGCCATGGCCGACGGAGCCCGACTCTGCGGCGACTCCGCCACCGGCGGTTATGCGCCGTCGGACGCGCAGAAGGCGTTCATCATCGGCCGCGACGGCACCTGCCGATTCCCCGGCTGCGACCGCCCAGCCCACCACACCGAGGCCGACCACGTGGAGAACTTCGATCACGAGAACCCGGAGGCCGGCGGCGCGACCGACACGGAGAACCTCCACTGCCTGTGCAAGAAGCACCACGACCTGAAGACGCGGAAGATGTGGGACGTTCTTCGCAAGCCCGACGGCACCGAATACTGGACGTCGCGCTCCACCGGCCTCGTCGCGGTCAGCGTGCCCTCCGGGCCGCTCGCCGGCGCGCACCGCACGAACTTCACCGCCCGGCAGATGCGCAGGCGCCGCACGCTGGCCGAGCACAACGAAAAGCGGCTGCGGATCCTCGAAAACGAGCGCCGCATCGCCGCCGAGGCCCGGGAAGCCCGGCGCCGCGCCGACGAGGAAAGGAAGAAGCTCGACGACGCTCTGTGGGCGGCGTGA
- a CDS encoding glycoside hydrolase family 76 protein, with product MVTRMSRTEVENWAYRADVAEQAIRDRHASRVWGLPGTNLAVPSWPAPPAHKAFITWHYWWQAHYLDCLIDAAARVPSREKSKAVQATIRGIRIRNLSPLASNGYFDDRAWMVLALGRAGHVGRGARGTTRRLLHSLVEGIDPSTGVLPWRTGDVFFNVPANGPAAIAFARAGRLDEACALVEWIFDNLVDDSGLILDGVRLSMSGVDVERGRYTYNQGVMIGACLEVALALRERGDRDASTRYLTRLHNLIHSVAKDMATPEGVLKGGGGGDGGLFNGVLMRYLADAAMRLPDDGRTDRAAARIARRLVLASANSAWQHRLEVDGLPLFPADWTKDATFPQAGGLVAASVGGAVREGAIRERDLSVQLSGWMLMEAAARVAGDARRKAAADPDKGPSCE from the coding sequence GTGGTGACCAGGATGTCGCGGACGGAGGTCGAGAACTGGGCCTACCGGGCCGATGTCGCCGAGCAGGCGATCAGGGACCGGCACGCGTCCAGGGTGTGGGGGCTGCCGGGCACGAATCTGGCCGTCCCGTCGTGGCCCGCCCCGCCGGCGCACAAGGCCTTCATCACCTGGCACTACTGGTGGCAGGCGCATTACCTCGATTGCCTGATCGACGCCGCCGCGCGCGTGCCGTCGCGGGAGAAGTCGAAGGCGGTGCAGGCGACGATCCGGGGCATCCGCATCCGCAACCTGTCGCCGCTGGCGTCCAACGGGTATTTCGACGATCGCGCGTGGATGGTGCTTGCCCTGGGCCGCGCCGGTCACGTCGGCCGGGGCGCCCGCGGCACCACGCGCCGCCTGCTGCATTCGCTGGTGGAGGGCATCGACCCGTCGACGGGCGTGTTGCCGTGGCGGACGGGCGACGTGTTCTTCAACGTGCCCGCAAACGGCCCGGCGGCCATCGCGTTCGCGCGGGCGGGGCGGCTGGACGAGGCCTGCGCGCTGGTGGAGTGGATCTTCGACAACCTGGTGGATGACTCGGGGCTGATCCTCGACGGCGTGCGGTTGTCGATGAGCGGCGTCGACGTCGAGCGCGGCCGCTACACCTACAACCAGGGCGTCATGATCGGCGCGTGCCTGGAGGTCGCCCTGGCCCTGCGCGAGCGCGGCGACCGGGACGCCTCGACGCGGTACCTGACGCGCCTGCACAACCTCATCCATTCGGTGGCCAAGGACATGGCCACGCCGGAGGGCGTGCTCAAGGGCGGCGGTGGCGGCGACGGCGGCCTGTTCAACGGGGTGCTCATGCGTTACCTGGCCGACGCCGCGATGCGCCTGCCGGACGACGGCCGCACCGACCGCGCCGCCGCGCGCATCGCCCGCCGGCTGGTGCTGGCGTCGGCGAACAGCGCCTGGCAGCACCGTCTCGAGGTCGACGGCCTGCCGCTCTTCCCGGCCGATTGGACGAAGGACGCCACGTTCCCGCAGGCCGGGGGCCTGGTGGCGGCGTCGGTGGGCGGCGCGGTGCGCGAGGGCGCCATCCGCGAGCGGGACCTGTCCGTGCAGCTGTCCGGCTGGATGCTCATGGAGGCCGCCGCCCGCGTGGCCGGCGACGCCCGCCGCAAGGCCGCGGCCGATCCGGACAAGGGCCCCTCATGCGAATGA